GCGCACGTCGGCCACGATCTGGTCGTGAATTGCGTCCCGAGCGTGGCAGGCTGCATTGACTTCCCAGTCCGCTCGAATGATGCCGCCTTCATTGCGATTGAAGATCGGTAAGTCCATCCGAAGCCCGCCGCCGGTTCGCGTGTAGCCAGGCCCGTCGCGAACATCCAGTACACCGTCAAGACGCAGAAACATCCATCGAGCAAGACGCGAACGTTCAGCAGCGGCCGCGATTGTCCAGCACGCAGCCTGGTAGTCGGGTCGACATCCCAGAGCCTGCTGGACCAGTTCCTGCTCACTTAGCACGGGCATGACGGGAGTTTCCAGAGCCAGCGGGATCAGTGGTGACGGATTTGTCGTGAGTCCCATCAACGCGGCCAGTCGGGCTTCCGCGATTCCGATGGCCTGAGTCTGCACGCCGGCTGTTGCCCTGGCGTTGAGCTGATCGACGTGAGCGGCAATGGTTTCCAGCTCACTGATCGCGCCATCCTGAAGTCGCTTTTCGGTCAGTCGTTCGATGTCCCGGCGAATCTGCAGAGCTTCATGGGCCAGTTCGGCCTGCTGAGTCGCAATTGCCAGATCCGTGTAAGCCAGCCGAACATCGCGCGCGAGATCCAGACCATTCTGAACCAACTGCTGACCGATTCGCCGGTACTCGCGATTGGCCACCTTCACGCGAGCGGGCCGCAGAAAGTACGACTCAATCGGAGCGTACAGTGTGTATTGCCCTTCCTTGGCCGCCGTCGGAAAGTAGACCAGCAGTTGCGGATTCGCGATCAGATCTGCCTGAACCGCATCTCCACCGGCCATCTGCAATTGAGCCTGCGCTGCCTGGAACGCGGAGTTGTTCGTCAACGCCGTCCGAATCGCCTCATCTTCGCTGAGTCCGTCCTCAACGACGACTCCCGGTGGAATGACCTGCCGGGACGGAGCGACCGGCTGCGGAGCCGATCCGATTCGCCAGCTCAGTTCGCGCGACAGCAGTCCGGGATCGCAGCACGGTCCGTCCGATCGGCAGCCAGCCGCCAAAACCGTCAGAGCTGTCACAACCAGCATCAGCCACATGCGTGCGCGCAAGCGAAATGGTTGTGAACTTCCGTGTTTCATCGTCGGATCCTTCCAGCGATCAGCGCGGACCGCTACATCCGTATCGGTACGATCGACCGCAGCTTCCAGCATACCTGGCAATGCACGGTTTGTTGCCGTGACCATGACAACTGGAAGAACCCGCAGCCGACGATGAAGCTGAGTCTCTGAACTGCCACGTTGTCTCCACTTCGCATTGGGGTGACGATTGCGGACTGACGTCGCGCCACTCGCTGGTGCGGGATACAGACAACCGACGTCACCTGCGGGTTGCTTGCGCGGGCGCTGGGTTCCCGCCTCCGCGGGAATGACGGAACGACGGGCCTGCGCGGGAATGACGGAACCTATCCGATAGTCACGGACACAATCTTTGTGAATCTGTGAAATCTGTGGCTAATTCTTCGGGGCCACCGGCGGGTTGATCGCGCGGGCACTGGGTTCCCGCCTGCGCGGGAATGACGGAATGACGGGCGTGCGCGGGAATAACGGAGCGATGAGCCTGAGCGGGATGAACCAGGTTCACGCACCGATTGAAGCGTTGCGGCACGAATGCCAGAATAGCCGCCGTCAGCGTGAGAACATTAAAAGGACATTCATGTCAGCTCCCAGCATGTCATCCGGCAACGGCGTCAGTTATCTGTATATGGCTGCAGCTTTCGTTGTCGTCACGGCAGGATTGAAGGCTGCCGAAGCCATCGTCAATCCTCTGTTGCTGGCCGTCTTTCTGGCCGTCATCAGTGCTCCGGCCTATTTCGGACTGGTCAGGCGCGGAGTTGCCGAATGGCTGTCGATGCTGATCGTGATCTTCGCGCTGACTGTGATTGTACTGGGACTGCTGTATTTCGTCGTCGGCTCGATCGCCAGCTTCACATCACGTCAGGACCACTACATCAGTTTGCTGGCGGAACGAAAACGCGACATCCAGCGTCGAGTCGAAGGCTGGCTTCCCGCGCGGAAAGAGCCGGTCGACGAAAAACACGCCACGGAACCCGGTGACGAAGAAGCCGCCGACGGCGCACCGGACAGCAAGACTGCTCCGGAAACGAATGGTTCACAACCAAACTCGCCGCCCTCCGAGTTAACCGACGACGAACC
The genomic region above belongs to Planctomycetaceae bacterium and contains:
- a CDS encoding TolC family protein; this translates as MKHGSSQPFRLRARMWLMLVVTALTVLAAGCRSDGPCCDPGLLSRELSWRIGSAPQPVAPSRQVIPPGVVVEDGLSEDEAIRTALTNNSAFQAAQAQLQMAGGDAVQADLIANPQLLVYFPTAAKEGQYTLYAPIESYFLRPARVKVANREYRRIGQQLVQNGLDLARDVRLAYTDLAIATQQAELAHEALQIRRDIERLTEKRLQDGAISELETIAAHVDQLNARATAGVQTQAIGIAEARLAALMGLTTNPSPLIPLALETPVMPVLSEQELVQQALGCRPDYQAACWTIAAAAERSRLARWMFLRLDGVLDVRDGPGYTRTGGGLRMDLPIFNRNEGGIIRADWEVNAACHARDAIHDQIVADVRTAFRQLQQASDNLRILEQEVLPAIADALQIAKKGFADGGTDYLLVLQTTTQYLDVRARILDQKAAYARALAQLERSVGCHLEAGLVDVEQLNQAIDVPMPDVEPAIEPAIEPAVEDVELEHNEKAPADSVPSSARE